One genomic window of Stigmatopora nigra isolate UIUO_SnigA chromosome 13, RoL_Snig_1.1, whole genome shotgun sequence includes the following:
- the LOC144206876 gene encoding nardilysin-like, with the protein MPRDGKSQNPPLAPDSLSSQVGPWEERGDALEGNQGDLDIIKSPSDNKQYRYVALDNGLRALLISDCGSLAVPEEDEEEQEEEEEEEEEEGGEEEEEDHSDDETEEESEEAGDEDYDWERRRNGGNAVKQSAAAMCVGVGSFSDPADLPGLAHFLEHMVFLGSEKYPRENDFEAFLKKHGGGSNASTDCEMTFFLFSVERKCFKEALDRWAQFFICPLLIREAIDREVEILDSEYQQAKPSDSNRKAMLFGSLAKPGHPMTKFDWGNALTLKQEPNNKKIDVYSRLRAFWKRYYSAHYMTLAVQSKEKLDTLEKWVREIFSNLPNNGLPKPDFSDMLEPFDTPSFHKLYRVVPVQNVHALNITWALPPQEKHYRVKPLYYISWLINNEGPGSILSVLRRKCWALDLQGGNSESGFDQNATYSIFSISITLTAEGFRNFCQVSHLVFQYIKMLQIHGPDKRIYEEIQKIEENKFRYQEESDLVEYVVDTCVNMQLFPKKDFLTGNQLMFDFNREVIGSALALLTPEKANLMLLSPEHEGRCPLREKWFGTQYSVEDIKPEWMRQWMGNLEQSDQLFLPGENRFIATNFTLKPSDCPDSEFPVRMAASDRGCLWYKKDNKFKTHKAYILFHLISPVIQQSAKNAVLFDLLVNILEHNLAEPAYEAEAALLEYKLVAAEHGLVIKVKGFHHKLPLLFRLIIDHLADFTAPPEVFNMFVEQLKKTYFNFLIKPSKLNKDVRLLILERGRFSVVEMHQVLVAGLSPDQLMDFCRRLKAELYAEGLVQGNFSSHESQGFLHYVIDKLQFSKLRAEVPVMFPVVELPKKHHVCKVKSLNKGDANSQVTVYYQCGSKDMKEHALVELLVMLMEEPCFHFLRTKETLGYNAYPAFRNTSGVVGFCITVQTQASKFSTEQAELKIEEFLTWFGETLSAMSQESFNAQVKTLLKQKECEDTHLGEEVDRNWSEIATKQYMFDRLNKEIKALRQISQGKLLTWYRERRGASSRKLSVHVVGFGVEEGDDPNEETPPRGEISGDSASRLSFLMPSPKMSDATAIVDINGFIAKLPLFP; encoded by the exons ATGCCCCGCGATGGCAAATCCCAAAACCCGCCGTTGGCGCCGGACTCTCTGAGCTCACAAGTTGGGCCCTGGGAGGAGCGCGGGGATGCCTTGGAGGGCAACCAAGGAGACCTGGACATCATTAAATCGCCAAGTGATAACAAACAGTACAG GTACGTTGCGCTGGACAATGGGTTGCGCGCTCTGCTCATCTCGGACTGCGGCAGCCTGGCTGTAccagaggaggacgaggaggagcaggaggaggaggaggaagaggaagaagaagaaggtggagaagaagaggaggaagaccaCTCCGACGATGAAACAGAGGAAGAGTCGGAAGAAGCTGGCGATGAGGACTACGACTGGGAGAGGAGGAGGAATGGAGGGAATGCAGTAAAGCAG tcGGCGGCCGCCATGTGTGTCGGAGTGGGCAGCTTCAGTGATCCCGCTGACCTCCCCGGCCTTGCCCACTTTCTGGAACACA TGGTGTTCTTGGGGAGCGAGAAGTACCCAAGGGAAAACGACTTTGAGGCCTTTCTCAAGAAGCACGGCGGCGGCAGCAACGCCTCCACCGACTGCGAGATGACCTTCTTCCTGTTTAGCGTGGAGAGGAAATGCTTCAAAGAGGCGCTCGATAG GTGGGCTCAGTTTTTCATCTGCCCCCTGCTCATCCGGGAAGCCATAGACAGGGAGGTGGAGATCCTTGACAGCG AATATCAACAGGCCAAGCCGTCCGACTCCAACAGGAAAGCCATGCTGTTTGGCAGTCTGGCCAAACCGGGACACCCCATGACCAAGTTTGACTGGG GGAATGCACTGACTCTGAAACAAGAACCCAACAACAAGAAAATCGACGTCTACAGCCGACTTCGAGCATTCTGGAAGAGATACTACTCTGCACATTACATGACCTTGGCTGTCCAATCCAAAG AAAAACTGGACACGCTGGAGAAGTGGGTCCGAGAGATCTTCAGCAATTTACCCAAcaa TGGCCTCCCAAAGCCAGACTTCTCTGACATGCTGGAACCTTTTGACACACCCTCTTTCCACAAACTATACAGGG TTGTCCCCGTCCAGAATGTGCATGCGCTAAATATCACCTGGGCACTCCCCCCTCAAGAGAAGCACTACAG aGTAAAACCACTTTACTACATATCCTGGCTGATTAACAACGAAGGTCCAGGAAGTATCCTGTCAGTCCTCAGGAGGAA GTGCTGGGCTCTGGACTTGCAGGGAGGCAACAGCGAAAGCGGCTTTGACCAGAACGCCACCTACTCCATCTTCTCCATCTCCATCACGCTCACCGCCGAAGGTTTCCGGAACTTCTGCCAG GTGAGCCACCTTGTTTTCCAGTATATCAAGATGCTGCAGATTCATGGACCTGACAAAAG GATATACGAAGAGATACAGAAGATAGAGGAAAACAAGTTTCGCTATCAGGAAGAG agcGACCTTGTGGAGTATGTGGTGGACACCTGCGTCAACATGCAGCTGTTCCCCAAAAAGGACTTTTTGACAGGAAACCAGCTGATGTTTGACTTTAATCGCGAG GTGATTGGTTCAGCACTGGCACTGCTCACCCCTGAGAAAGCCAACCTGATGCTGTTGTCACCAGAACACGAGGGCCGCTGTCCCCTCCGGGAGAAGTGGTTTGGAACACAATACAGCGTGGAAG ATATCAAGCCGGAATGGATGAGGCAGTGGATGGGGAATTTGGAGCAGAGTGACCAGCTTTTCCTTCCTGGGGAGAACAGGTTCATCG CCACTAACTTCACCCTGAAGCCTTCCGACTGCCCTGACAGTGAATTCCCCGTGCGTATGGCAGCCAGCGACAGAGGCTGCCTGTGGTACAAGAAGGACAACAAATTCAAAACGCACAAAG CTTACATCCTATTTCACCTCATCTCTCCTGTAATCCAGCAGTCTGCTAAGAA CGCAGTGCTTTTTGACCTTCTGGTCAACATCCTGGAGCACAACTTGGCCGAGCCAGCCTACGAGGCCGAAGCCGCCCTGCTGGAGTATAAACTGGTGGCGGCGGAGCACGGGTTGGTGATCAAGGTTAAAGGATTTCACCACAAACTGCCG CTGCTGTTCCGTCTGATCATCGACCACTTGGCGGACTTCACGGCCCCCCCGGAGGTCTTCAACATGTTCGTGGAGCAGTTGAAAAAAACCTACTTTAACTTCCTCATCAAACCCAGCAAGCTTAACAA GGACGTGCGCTTGCTGATCCTGGAACGTGGACGTTTCTCCGTGGTGGAGATGCACCAGGTGCTGGTGGCCGGCCTCAGCCCTGACCAGCTGATGGACTTTTGCCGCCGGCTGAAGGCTGAGCTGTACGCCGAGGGTCTGGTGCAGGGCAACTTCAGCAGCCAC GAATCTCAAGGCTTTCTACACTACGTGATTGA CAAACTGCAGTTCTCCAAGCTACGGGCGGAGGTACCAGTTATGTTCCCCGTGGTGGAGCTGCCCAAGAAGCATCACGTTTGCAAAGTCAAGTCTTTGAACAAGGGAGACGCCAACTCTCAGGTCACCGTCTACTATCAG TGTGGATCCAAAGACATGAAGGAGCACGCGCTGGTGGAGCTCTTAGTG atgcTCATGGAGGAGCCTTGTTTTCACTTCCTTCGTACTAAAGAGACACTGGG ATACAATGCCTACCCTGCCTTCAGGAACACTTCAGGTGTTGTTGGTTTCTGCATCACCGTGCAGACGCAGGCCTCCAAGTTCAG CACAGAGCAGGCGGAGTTAAAAATCGAAGAGTTCCTCACTTGGTTTGGAGAGACGCTCAGCGCCATGAGCCAGGAGTCCTTCAATGCTCAG GTGAAGACGTTATTGAAGCAGAAGGAATGCGAGGACACACACCTGGGTGAAGAAGTGGACAGAAACTGGAGTGAAATAGCCACAAAGCAATACATGTTCGACAGGCTCAACAAAGAG ataaaggccttgaggcagataaGTCAAGGCAAGCTGCTCACCTGGTACCGCGAGCGCCGAGGAGCCAGCAGCCGCAAGCTCAGCGTGCAC GTAGTGGGCTTCGGCGTGGAGGAGGGTGATGATCCAAACGAAGAAACACCTCCACGAGGTGAGATTTCCGGTGACTCGGCATCCCGACTGTCCTTCCTGATGCCCTCGCCTAAGATGTCAGACGCCACGGCCATCGTGGACATCAATGGTTTCATTGCAAAGCTCCCTCTTTTCCCCTAG